One Methanocaldococcus villosus KIN24-T80 genomic window carries:
- a CDS encoding L-threonylcarbamoyladenylate synthase, with protein sequence MRIIKLYNMNPNRAKTILEFLKKEILNGKIIICGTDTLYGISANALDENAVKKIYKIKKRDYNKPISICLKDTNEIEKYAYVNDISKKIINNFLPGPLTIILKKKAIIPNIVSKEYIGIRIPDHEIIRELSIVPLTTTSANVSGKKSPTCVEEIDDEIIKRVDYVVDVGKCKYSKPSTVIKIINNKIELIREGVIPFSEICKVAGYER encoded by the coding sequence ATGAGAATTATTAAATTATATAACATGAATCCCAACAGAGCTAAAACAATATTAGAATTTTTAAAAAAAGAAATATTAAATGGGAAAATTATAATATGTGGAACAGACACACTTTATGGTATATCAGCAAATGCCTTAGATGAAAATGCTGTTAAAAAGATTTATAAAATTAAAAAAAGAGATTATAATAAACCAATTTCCATCTGTTTAAAGGATACTAATGAGATAGAAAAGTATGCATATGTTAATGACATTTCAAAAAAGATTATTAACAATTTTCTTCCTGGTCCATTAACAATTATTTTAAAGAAAAAAGCAATAATTCCAAATATTGTATCAAAAGAGTATATAGGAATTAGAATTCCCGATCATGAGATTATAAGAGAACTTTCAATAGTTCCTTTAACCACAACATCAGCAAATGTCTCTGGAAAAAAAAGTCCTACATGTGTAGAAGAGATAGATGATGAGATAATAAAAAGAGTAGATTATGTTGTAGATGTTGGAAAGTGTAAATACTCAAAACCTTCAACAGTTATAAAAATTATTAATAATAAAATAGAATTGATTAGGGAAGGAGTTATTCCATTTTCTGAGATTTGTAAGGTGGCAGGTTATGAAAGATGA
- a CDS encoding DNA cytosine methyltransferase gives MNIIDLFSGCGGFSKGFLDEGFKIVGAIENFKPVAKTYIYNISDKVWVDDIKNIPPKAFESFINSNVDIIIGSPPCEPFTKANIMVKDNPLDRLYKDKRGRLVLYFIDYVRYFSEKNDNIIFIMENVPQIKEIKDELERLFGELGFDIYLNILRAEDYGNPSIRARAFISNIKLKPKKLNKFVVVEEALKNIPKNAKNHEIKKLSKDKLEKIKNLKFGEALYKYRGKSKLMHNWIRLNPKKLAPTVKGKTRFIHPYEDRLLTVREQARLMSYPDDFVFFGGREVQYNQIGESVPPVLSRAIAKYIKERL, from the coding sequence ATGAATATTATAGATTTATTTTCTGGCTGTGGTGGATTTTCTAAAGGTTTTTTAGATGAGGGTTTTAAAATAGTTGGAGCTATAGAGAATTTTAAACCTGTTGCAAAAACATATATATACAATATTTCAGATAAGGTTTGGGTAGATGATATTAAAAATATTCCCCCAAAGGCTTTTGAAAGTTTTATTAATAGTAATGTAGATATAATAATTGGTTCTCCACCATGTGAGCCATTTACAAAGGCAAACATTATGGTTAAAGATAATCCATTAGATAGGCTATATAAAGATAAAAGAGGAAGGTTAGTTTTATATTTTATTGATTATGTGAGATATTTTTCAGAAAAAAATGATAATATAATTTTTATAATGGAAAATGTTCCACAAATAAAAGAAATTAAAGATGAGCTAGAGAGATTGTTTGGAGAATTAGGGTTTGATATATATTTAAATATTTTAAGAGCAGAGGATTATGGAAATCCTTCTATAAGAGCAAGAGCATTTATCTCAAATATAAAATTAAAACCAAAAAAATTAAATAAATTTGTTGTAGTGGAAGAAGCTTTAAAAAATATCCCCAAAAATGCTAAAAATCATGAGATTAAAAAATTATCAAAAGATAAATTAGAAAAAATAAAAAATTTAAAATTTGGAGAAGCATTATATAAATATAGAGGAAAATCAAAACTCATGCATAATTGGATAAGATTAAATCCAAAAAAATTAGCTCCTACAGTAAAAGGAAAAACAAGATTTATTCATCCATATGAGGATAGATTATTAACTGTCAGAGAACAGGCAAGATTGATGAGTTATCCTGATGATTTTGTTTTCTTTGGAGGTAGGGAAGTGCAGTATAATCAGATTGGAGAGAGTGTCCCACCTGTTTTAAGTAGAGCTATTGCTAAATATATAAAGGAGAGATTATGA
- a CDS encoding replication factor C small subunit — MEKPWVEKYRPKRLDEIVGQEEIVKRLKKYVEKRSMPHLLFSGPPGVGKTTAALCLARELYGENWRENFLELNASVAKDTPILVKINGVIKRTTFEELDKLYFNSENIEKLFDGEYVETKNLEVLTVENNKVVWKPVKYLIRHKVNKILEVRFEGGKIKLTGNHSVMVFNENGELTTKHAKDLKVGDCIISFVSSLKDKRYELTSMLYAAKGFKNKIRYPNIIKLVYLKGLADVNSCENWDGVVRLSSKDLSVDIVWLSRILGIESSIFKGEVRLMWKKHKNSDLLPAKMFIKFFEKISDKIKINWRCILRHQLYGNKNMVSKNKVIAILNNIKVDELTEDERKIYKNLRNIALSDLHVVKIKEIKLLDYNDYVYDVSVPNNEMFFAGEVPILLHNSDERGIDVIRTKVKEFARTKPIADAPFKIVFLDESDALTADAQNALRRTMEKYSDVCRFILSCNYPSKIIPPIQSRCAVFRFSPLKKEEIAKKLKEIAEKEGLKLEPSGLEAIIYVSEGDMRKAINILQTAAALDNVITDELVYKVSSRARPEEVKEMMNLALEGNFEKARDLLYKLMVEWGMSGEDILNQMFREINNLNIPEKKKVELAEAIGETDFRIVEGANERIQLSALLAKMALLGKRL, encoded by the coding sequence ATGGAGAAACCATGGGTTGAAAAATACCGACCAAAGAGATTAGATGAAATAGTAGGGCAGGAAGAGATTGTTAAGAGACTTAAAAAATATGTTGAGAAAAGATCCATGCCACATTTATTATTCAGTGGTCCTCCTGGAGTTGGGAAGACTACAGCAGCTCTTTGTTTAGCAAGAGAATTGTATGGTGAAAATTGGAGAGAGAACTTTTTAGAGTTGAATGCATCAGTGGCAAAAGATACACCAATATTAGTTAAAATTAATGGGGTTATAAAAAGAACAACATTTGAAGAGTTAGATAAATTATACTTCAACAGTGAAAATATTGAAAAACTGTTTGATGGGGAATATGTAGAAACCAAGAACTTAGAAGTTTTAACAGTGGAAAATAATAAAGTTGTTTGGAAACCAGTTAAATATTTAATAAGACACAAAGTGAATAAAATCTTAGAGGTTAGGTTTGAAGGAGGAAAAATAAAACTAACTGGAAACCATTCAGTGATGGTGTTTAATGAAAATGGAGAATTAACAACAAAGCATGCAAAAGATCTTAAGGTTGGGGATTGTATTATATCATTTGTAAGTTCATTGAAAGATAAAAGATATGAACTAACTTCTATGTTATATGCTGCTAAAGGATTTAAAAATAAAATTAGATATCCTAATATTATAAAACTAGTATACTTAAAAGGTTTAGCAGATGTAAATAGCTGTGAAAATTGGGATGGAGTTGTTAGACTCTCATCTAAAGATTTATCAGTGGATATAGTTTGGCTATCAAGGATATTAGGTATAGAAAGTTCAATATTTAAAGGTGAAGTTAGATTAATGTGGAAGAAACATAAAAACTCTGACTTATTGCCAGCCAAGATGTTTATTAAATTCTTTGAGAAAATAAGTGATAAAATAAAAATAAATTGGAGATGTATATTAAGGCATCAACTCTATGGAAATAAAAATATGGTATCAAAAAATAAAGTTATAGCTATTCTAAATAACATAAAAGTTGATGAACTAACAGAAGATGAAAGAAAAATTTATAAAAACTTAAGAAATATTGCATTATCAGATTTACATGTTGTTAAAATAAAAGAAATAAAATTGTTAGATTATAATGATTATGTCTATGACGTTTCAGTTCCAAACAATGAAATGTTCTTTGCTGGAGAAGTACCAATATTACTACACAACTCTGATGAAAGAGGAATTGATGTTATTAGAACAAAAGTTAAAGAGTTTGCAAGAACTAAACCAATAGCAGATGCTCCATTTAAAATAGTTTTCTTAGATGAAAGTGATGCATTAACAGCAGATGCTCAAAATGCCTTAAGGAGAACTATGGAAAAATATTCAGATGTTTGTAGGTTTATATTATCATGTAACTACCCTTCAAAAATAATTCCCCCTATACAATCAAGATGTGCTGTTTTTAGATTCTCCCCATTAAAAAAAGAAGAAATAGCTAAAAAATTAAAAGAAATTGCTGAAAAAGAAGGTTTAAAATTAGAACCATCTGGATTAGAGGCTATAATATATGTTTCAGAAGGAGATATGAGAAAAGCTATAAATATATTACAAACTGCTGCTGCTTTAGATAATGTGATAACTGATGAACTTGTTTATAAAGTCTCATCAAGGGCAAGACCTGAAGAAGTTAAGGAAATGATGAATTTAGCATTAGAAGGGAATTTTGAAAAAGCTAGGGATTTATTATATAAGCTTATGGTTGAGTGGGGTATGAGTGGAGAAGATATATTAAATCAAATGTTTAGAGAGATTAACAACTTAAACATACCTGAAAAAAAGAAAGTTGAATTAGCTGAAGCTATTGGTGAAACTGATTTCAGAATAGTTGAGGGGGCTAATGAGAGAATTCAATTATCTGCATTATTAGCCAAAATGGCACTTTTAGGAAAGAGACTATGA
- the aksF gene encoding homoisocitrate dehydrogenase → MKICVIEGDGIGKEVIPEALKVLNLLGNFEIIKAEAGLECYKKYGYYLPKETIEKAKEADIILFGAVTSNPKDKNYKSPIITLRKLFDLYANVRPINNFGLGEIVGKIAGYKFLDIKSIDIVIIRENTEDLYVGREKENADKAVAERIITKKGAERIVRFAFEYAKDNNRKKVSCIHKANVLKITDGLFLETFYKISKNYNIEANDYLVDATAMHLIKNPNIFDVIVTTNMFGDILSDEASALIGGLGLVPSANIGENKALFEPVHGSAPDIAGKGIANPMAAILCVSMIFDYINENKKANLIREAIKYCLINGKTTPDLGGNLKTKEVGDEVIKYIKEMI, encoded by the coding sequence ATGAAGATATGTGTCATTGAAGGAGATGGAATAGGAAAAGAGGTAATTCCTGAAGCTTTGAAAGTTTTAAATTTGCTAGGTAATTTTGAAATAATCAAAGCAGAGGCTGGTTTAGAGTGTTATAAAAAATATGGATACTATTTACCAAAAGAGACTATAGAAAAAGCTAAAGAGGCAGATATTATATTGTTTGGAGCTGTAACATCAAATCCAAAAGATAAAAATTATAAAAGTCCAATAATAACATTAAGGAAACTTTTTGATCTATATGCTAATGTTAGGCCAATAAACAATTTTGGTTTAGGAGAAATTGTTGGGAAAATAGCAGGATATAAATTTTTAGATATTAAAAGTATTGATATAGTTATTATAAGAGAAAATACAGAAGATTTATATGTTGGGAGGGAAAAAGAAAATGCTGACAAAGCTGTGGCAGAGAGAATAATAACAAAGAAAGGTGCTGAAAGAATAGTAAGATTTGCATTTGAGTATGCTAAAGATAACAATAGAAAGAAAGTTTCTTGCATACATAAAGCAAATGTTTTAAAGATAACAGATGGTCTATTTTTAGAAACTTTTTATAAAATTAGTAAAAATTATAATATAGAGGCTAATGATTATCTAGTTGATGCTACAGCAATGCATTTAATAAAAAATCCAAACATATTTGATGTTATAGTAACAACAAACATGTTTGGAGATATTTTATCTGATGAAGCTTCAGCTCTAATTGGTGGTCTTGGGTTAGTTCCATCTGCAAATATTGGAGAAAATAAAGCTTTATTTGAGCCAGTTCATGGTTCAGCTCCAGATATTGCTGGAAAAGGAATAGCTAACCCCATGGCAGCTATTTTATGTGTCTCAATGATTTTTGATTATATAAATGAAAATAAAAAAGCTAATTTAATTAGAGAAGCTATAAAGTATTGTTTAATAAATGGAAAAACTACTCCTGATTTGGGAGGAAATTTAAAAACTAAAGAGGTTGGAGATGAAGTTATTAAATATATAAAAGAGATGATCTAA
- a CDS encoding UPF0104 family protein gives MKKIVGFILSIVILLIILYIIGVKKVINVLLKVNLTFVFIAILMELVVILIMTLRWKYVLKVLDYSPSIKNLFLLVLLGQFINNITPSMRGGGEPFRAYYLYKLENIPKGVAFSSVLVERVLDTIIFLFMTITVIAHFITCGFEYTNYLIFSWIFIFITSFFLFYIILNKNLLIKMALKVNKFIEKFKKNKYNEDKILNSIEEFYSSLKMFKKSKKDGNVIIAIILSFLWYILDILKLWILFLAIPYYISIINVASVYLVTLLSGIFSPTPSGFGTSDIVMIGAFSLLNTNPSVATVITLLDRFISYILPTIFGYLASLYIYKKAGERYYGK, from the coding sequence ATGAAAAAAATTGTAGGTTTCATCTTAAGTATTGTAATCTTACTTATTATACTATATATTATAGGTGTAAAAAAAGTTATTAATGTACTATTGAAGGTTAATCTAACTTTTGTTTTTATTGCTATCTTAATGGAATTAGTGGTTATTCTAATTATGACTCTCAGATGGAAATATGTATTAAAGGTTTTAGATTATTCTCCATCAATAAAGAACCTTTTCCTTTTAGTGCTATTGGGACAGTTTATTAATAACATAACCCCTTCAATGAGAGGAGGTGGGGAACCATTTAGAGCTTATTATTTATACAAATTAGAGAATATTCCAAAAGGTGTAGCCTTTTCATCCGTTCTCGTTGAGAGGGTCTTAGATACAATCATATTTTTATTTATGACAATAACTGTTATTGCTCACTTTATAACTTGTGGGTTTGAATATACAAATTATCTTATTTTTTCTTGGATATTTATTTTCATTACTTCATTCTTCCTCTTTTATATAATATTAAACAAAAACTTGCTAATTAAAATGGCTTTGAAGGTTAATAAATTTATAGAGAAATTTAAAAAGAACAAATATAATGAAGATAAGATATTAAACTCTATAGAAGAATTTTATAGTAGCTTAAAAATGTTTAAAAAATCTAAAAAGGATGGTAATGTTATAATAGCTATTATTCTTTCCTTTTTATGGTATATTTTAGATATATTAAAACTTTGGATACTTTTTTTAGCAATCCCTTATTATATATCTATAATCAATGTAGCATCAGTTTATTTGGTAACACTACTCTCTGGTATTTTCTCCCCAACTCCATCAGGTTTTGGTACTTCTGATATAGTTATGATTGGAGCTTTTTCTCTTCTCAATACTAATCCATCAGTGGCTACAGTAATAACTTTGTTAGATAGATTTATATCTTATATACTACCTACTATATTTGGTTACTTAGCTTCTCTCTATATTTATAAAAAAGCAGGTGAAAGGTATTATGGTAAGTAA
- a CDS encoding metal-sulfur cluster assembly factor, whose translation MVSKEDVIKALRKVQDPHMGISIVDMGLVRDIEIDDNGNVKFIITPTNPACMSVLGMAMQAKKVVEELEGVKKVDVKVEGHFMEKEINEMLNEP comes from the coding sequence ATGGTAAGTAAAGAAGATGTTATAAAAGCTCTAAGAAAAGTGCAAGATCCTCATATGGGGATAAGTATAGTGGATATGGGATTGGTAAGAGATATAGAAATAGATGATAATGGAAATGTCAAATTTATTATAACTCCAACAAATCCTGCATGTATGAGTGTTTTAGGAATGGCTATGCAAGCTAAAAAAGTTGTAGAAGAGTTAGAAGGTGTTAAAAAAGTAGATGTAAAAGTAGAAGGTCATTTTATGGAAAAAGAAATAAATGAAATGCTAAATGAGCCCTAA
- the pyrG gene encoding glutamine hydrolyzing CTP synthase, translating into MKYIFITGGVISSLGKGITAASLGRLLKARGFKVNMIKVDPYLQIDAGTMSPYEHGEVFVTEDGGETDLDLGHYERFIDENLTKDNNITAGKIYWNVLIKERRGDYLGKTVQVIPHITDEIKNWIKRLSKGYDITIVEIGGTVGDIESLPFLEAIRQFKKDVGKDNVLYIHVSLLPYIKTAGEVKTKPTQHSVKELRSIGIQPDILICRTEKPINEKIKEKLSLFCDVDKEAVIEARDAKSIYEVPLNLEKEGLGKLVIKKLKLPDRNPDLKDWRAFVDRVINPLNEITIAIVGKYVELKDAYLSIVEALIHAGAKNDTKVNINWLHAERVENDLEILDKERDENRLDGILVPGGFGKRGVEGKINAIKYARENNIPFLGICLGMQCAVIEFARNVCGLNADSTEFNPETEHPVIDLLPEQKNIKEKGGTMRLGSYKAILKEGTLTYKLYGKKEVYERHRHRYEVNPKYHDILEKHGLIISGKSPDGKLAEFIELKHKFFIATQAHPEFKSRPNTPHPLFDGLVKASLGLI; encoded by the coding sequence TTGAAATATATATTCATAACTGGAGGAGTCATATCGTCATTAGGAAAAGGAATAACTGCTGCCTCTTTAGGAAGATTATTAAAAGCGAGAGGTTTTAAAGTTAATATGATCAAAGTTGATCCATATTTACAAATAGATGCTGGTACTATGTCACCATATGAACATGGTGAAGTGTTTGTAACTGAAGATGGTGGAGAAACTGATTTAGATTTAGGGCATTATGAAAGATTTATTGATGAAAATTTAACAAAAGATAATAATATAACTGCAGGAAAGATATATTGGAATGTATTGATAAAAGAGAGGAGAGGGGATTATTTAGGAAAAACTGTTCAAGTAATACCCCACATAACTGATGAGATAAAGAATTGGATTAAAAGATTATCTAAAGGTTATGATATCACTATTGTTGAAATAGGAGGAACTGTTGGAGATATTGAGAGTTTACCTTTTTTAGAGGCAATAAGACAGTTTAAAAAAGATGTTGGGAAAGACAATGTTTTATATATTCATGTTTCCCTTCTCCCTTATATAAAAACTGCTGGAGAGGTCAAAACTAAACCTACACAACATAGTGTTAAAGAGCTTAGAAGTATTGGAATACAACCTGATATATTAATATGTAGAACTGAAAAACCAATAAATGAAAAAATAAAAGAAAAATTATCATTATTTTGTGATGTTGATAAAGAAGCTGTTATTGAGGCAAGAGATGCTAAAAGTATATATGAAGTGCCATTAAATCTAGAAAAAGAAGGGTTAGGAAAGTTAGTTATCAAAAAACTAAAACTTCCAGATAGAAATCCAGATTTAAAAGATTGGAGAGCATTTGTTGATAGGGTAATAAATCCATTAAATGAAATTACTATTGCAATTGTGGGAAAATATGTTGAGCTAAAAGATGCTTATCTCAGTATTGTAGAAGCTCTTATCCATGCTGGAGCTAAAAATGATACAAAAGTAAATATCAACTGGTTACATGCTGAAAGGGTAGAAAATGATTTAGAAATATTGGATAAAGAAAGAGATGAAAATAGATTAGATGGCATACTTGTCCCTGGAGGTTTTGGTAAAAGAGGAGTAGAGGGTAAGATAAATGCTATAAAATATGCAAGAGAAAATAATATTCCATTTTTGGGTATATGTTTGGGAATGCAGTGTGCTGTTATTGAATTTGCAAGAAATGTTTGTGGATTAAATGCAGATTCTACAGAATTTAACCCAGAAACAGAGCATCCTGTGATTGATCTTCTACCTGAACAAAAAAATATAAAAGAAAAAGGAGGAACAATGAGATTAGGAAGTTATAAAGCTATTTTAAAAGAGGGAACATTAACATATAAACTTTATGGAAAAAAGGAAGTTTATGAGAGACATAGACATAGATATGAAGTTAATCCAAAATATCATGATATTTTGGAAAAACATGGTTTAATAATTTCAGGAAAATCTCCTGATGGTAAGTTAGCAGAATTTATAGAGTTAAAACATAAATTCTTTATAGCTACTCAAGCCCATCCTGAATTTAAATCTAGACCCAATACTCCACATCCACTATTTGATGGACTAGTGAAAGCAAGTTTAGGGCTCATTTAG
- a CDS encoding carbamoyltransferase C-terminal domain-containing protein: MLGIHDGHNAGAALIDKEIHANSEERFVRVKNYRGFPYKSIEYILRNKDFDYVTVAGVFRKQKRLKELRNFQEKVNKRFIYIYHHFAHSYLYKLSNFKEALVISIDGAGDGLSFLASIANKDLEIIAQSTYLDSVGDFYASITELLGFKPMEDEGKVMCLSAFDAEDNIDLKIIDYLENIRSFKNYLNCVGSEATKELKKILKFYNFKDMVRIAKYAQGELERVVLKAIDHLSNEYGVENIVFTGGVAQNVKLNSKIAEKYNLFVPPFMGDEGLCLGACLSDKRINRLEINNTYFGYEIKNNNVEPLLKNMKYEYIEDKDIPEVIGELIIDNKVVCIARGKMEFGPRALGNRSIIALPTKENKERINKNLKRNWFMPFAPTILYEYVEDYLINPTYSPFMTLLFKVKDDKIKEIEGVVHVDKTTRPQMLKRESNRIYYDIIKYIYDSINLPVVLNTSFNLHGEPIVCTEKDAINSFSRTDFDALLLGNYLIKR; encoded by the coding sequence ATGTTGGGAATACATGATGGACATAATGCTGGGGCAGCTTTAATAGATAAAGAGATACATGCTAACAGTGAAGAAAGATTTGTAAGGGTAAAGAATTATAGAGGATTTCCTTATAAATCTATAGAATACATTTTAAGAAATAAAGATTTTGATTATGTAACTGTAGCTGGAGTATTTAGAAAACAAAAAAGGTTAAAAGAATTAAGAAATTTTCAAGAAAAAGTTAATAAAAGATTTATTTATATTTATCACCATTTTGCTCATTCTTATTTATATAAACTTTCCAATTTTAAAGAAGCATTAGTTATATCAATAGATGGGGCAGGAGATGGATTATCTTTTTTAGCATCCATAGCCAATAAAGATCTTGAGATAATAGCACAATCAACATACTTAGACTCTGTTGGAGATTTTTATGCCTCAATAACTGAACTTTTAGGATTTAAGCCAATGGAAGATGAAGGAAAAGTTATGTGTTTATCAGCTTTTGATGCTGAAGATAATATTGACTTAAAGATTATTGATTACTTAGAAAATATAAGAAGTTTTAAAAATTATCTTAACTGTGTTGGTTCAGAAGCTACAAAAGAGCTAAAAAAGATTCTAAAGTTTTATAATTTTAAAGATATGGTAAGAATTGCTAAATATGCACAGGGAGAATTAGAAAGAGTAGTTTTAAAAGCTATTGATCATTTGAGTAATGAGTATGGAGTAGAGAATATAGTGTTCACTGGAGGAGTAGCTCAGAATGTTAAATTAAACTCAAAAATAGCTGAAAAATATAATCTGTTTGTTCCTCCATTTATGGGTGATGAAGGGCTATGTTTAGGAGCTTGCTTATCTGATAAAAGAATAAATAGATTAGAAATAAATAATACTTATTTTGGCTATGAGATTAAAAATAATAATGTAGAACCTTTGTTAAAAAATATGAAATATGAATATATAGAAGATAAAGATATCCCTGAAGTTATTGGAGAGTTAATAATAGATAATAAAGTTGTATGTATTGCTAGAGGAAAAATGGAATTTGGTCCAAGAGCTTTAGGGAATAGAAGTATAATAGCCTTACCAACAAAAGAGAATAAAGAGAGAATTAATAAAAACTTAAAGAGAAACTGGTTTATGCCTTTTGCCCCAACTATTTTATATGAGTATGTTGAAGACTATCTTATAAATCCTACATACTCCCCTTTTATGACCCTACTTTTTAAAGTTAAAGATGATAAAATTAAAGAGATTGAAGGAGTAGTTCATGTAGATAAAACAACAAGACCACAGATGTTAAAAAGAGAGAGTAACAGGATTTATTATGATATAATAAAATACATATATGACTCTATTAACTTACCAGTAGTTTTAAACACATCATTTAATTTACATGGAGAACCAATTGTTTGTACAGAGAAAGATGCAATTAATAGCTTTTCAAGGACTGACTTTGATGCATTATTATTAGGGAATTATTTGATAAAGAGGTGA